The Halichondria panicea chromosome 17, odHalPani1.1, whole genome shotgun sequence DNA segment TTCATTGAGTAATCACTGACCTTTGGCGCATGCTCAATGACCGACACGCATGCTCCCATGGTGTTGTTATTTACGGTTATACAACATAAAGCTCCAGGAGCGTGCATTCTtaccgtaatgtatgtaacaGAACCCGTGCCAATGTAAATGACCCACTTACTTTGGCAAACGTCTTTACAACAGACATAAAAATATTACCTGATCTCTGAACACAGCAAAGAATGTCTAAGATGTCAAACAAAGTTCGATTTATCCCCTTGGAGACAGAAACTGCAGGGCCACAAGTCCAACAGCGCTCTGTGGTGTACAAAATCACTGAAACAGGAGCTTTAGTTATATCGACATTGGTTCTCCTGGCTACCTTTGCAATTAATGGACTATCCTCTGTGCCGAACCATCAGAAATATGGATTTAAATACACCATTGCCAATGTTTCAAGCATGTTCTACACTCAGATAACTCCTGCTGGCTACACATTTGCCATTTGGGGGGTCATCTACCTTTGTCAAATTGCTTGGATTGTGTATGGCTGGACCTTTATGTGCCGTAAATCTGCTGTGAATACAATTTCACCTTTCACATACATCGCCTACGCCGTGGCCAACCTCACAAATATCGCTTGGATCTATGTCTGGGACAACCTTTACATCAAAGTCGCTGCTGGGGTGTTGTTCCTATCCGCTATTTCACTATACATCTCCCTCGGCAGTGCAGCCTACTACCTCTACACACAAACTTCTACTCTTAGCAAGAATGATCCAAAAGACCTCCACACCACACGAATCCTCGTTCTCAACTCTCT contains these protein-coding regions:
- the LOC135351337 gene encoding uncharacterized protein LOC135351337: MSKMSNKVRFIPLETETAGPQVQQRSVVYKITETGALVISTLVLLATFAINGLSSVPNHQKYGFKYTIANVSSMFYTQITPAGYTFAIWGVIYLCQIAWIVYGWTFMCRKSAVNTISPFTYIAYAVANLTNIAWIYVWDNLYIKVAAGVLFLSAISLYISLGSAAYYLYTQTSTLSKNDPKDLHTTRILVLNSLAIYMTWVTIASLIGLTTVLQYFTSIGAVAAGTTSLSILAVIVLVYFILENTILDRYLRYVGIVYPVLIWALTGSVVAHWGKETDGQNPVITVVLLAVSILLFLVRIVLWIVFSKIRPLQQTVKSVVV